Part of the Methylorubrum populi genome is shown below.
GCCCGTCCAGCCACGCTCACTCGGCGGCCCGGGGGAGGCCCGCGTGCACGGCGGCCCGCCGCTCCTGCCGAAGCGTCGGCCTCCGTTCCTTCACCAGCCCGTAGATGGCCGGGATCACGACGAGGGTCAGCACGGTCGAGGAGACCATGCCGCCGATCATCGGCACCGCGATGCGCTGCATGATCTCCGACCCCGCGCCGGTGCTCCACAGGATGGGCAGCAGGCCCGCCATGATGGCGACGACCGTCATCATCTTCGGGCGCACCCGCTCGACCGCCCCCACCATGATGGCTTGGTACAGGTCCGCGCGCGTGGTCTCCCGCCCGGCGGCGAGGGCCGCGGCCCGACGCTCGTCCCAGGCATGGTCGAGGTAGACCAGCATGATCACGCCGGTCTCCGCGGCGACGCCGGCGAGCGCGATGAAGCCGACCGCCACCGCCACCGACATGTTGAAGCCCATCCACCACATCAGCCAGACGCCGCCCACGAGGGCGAAGGGCAGGGACAGCATGACGATCAGCGTCTCGGTCAGGCGCCGGAAGTTCAGGTAGAGGAGCAGGAAGATGACGAGCAGCGTCACGGGCACCACGATCTTCAGCCGCGCCTCCGCCCGCTCCAGGTACTCGAACTGGCCGCTCCACTGGACGCTCGTGCCCGGCGCGAGCTGGACCTCCTTGTCGACCGCGTCCCGGGCCTCGGCGACGTAGCCGCCGAGATCGCGCCCGGTTATGTCGACGAAGATGTAGACGGCGAGCTGCCCGTTCTCGGTGCGGATCGAGGTCGGCCCCCGGGTCAGCTGCACCTTGGCCACCTCGCCGAGCGGCACCGTGCCGCCGGCCGGCAACGGCACCTGCACCTCGGTGGCGATGGCTTGCGGATCCGAACGGAAGGCGCGGGGGTACCGCACGTTGACGGTGTAGCGCTCGCGGCCCTCGACCGTGTTCGTGACGCTCTCGCCGCCCAGCGCCGTCGCGATGACGTCCTGCACGTCCCCGACCGTCAGGCCGTAGCGCCCGAGCGCCTCGCGGTCCGGGGTGATGTCGAGGAAGTAGCCGCCGATGACCCGCTCGGCGTAGGCGCTCGACGTGCCCGGCACGTTGCGCACGACCGCCTCGATCTGTCGGGCGACCTTCTCCATCTCGGCCAGGTCGGTGCCGTAGACCTTGATGCCGACCGGCGTGCGGATGCCGGTCGAGAGCATGTCGATGCGGGCTCGGATCGGCTGCGTCCAGGCATTCGACACCCCGGGGAACTGCAGGGCCCTGTCCATCTCGGCCTTGAGGCTCGCCAGCGTCACGCCGGGACGCCACTCCGCCTTCGGTTTGAGGGTGATGATCGTCTCGAACATCTCGGTGGGGGCCGGGTCCGTCGCCGTCGAGGCACGCCCCGCCTTGCCGTAGACCGAAGCCACCTCCGGGAAGGACTTGATGATGCGGTCCTGGGTCGCCAGCAGCTCCCCGGCCTGGGTCACCGAGATGCCCGGCAAGGTCGTGGGCATGTACATCAGGGTGCCCTCGTTCAGGTCCGGCATGAACTCGGAGCCGAGCTGGCGGGCCGGCCAGAGGGTCAGGCCGAGCGCCGCCACCGCCAGCAGGATGGTCAGCACCTTGGCCCTCAGCACGACCTTGATGACCGGGCGGTAGACCCAGATCAGCAGCCGGTTCAGCGGGTTGCGGTGCTCGGGGATGATGCGCCCGCGCACGAACAGCACCATCAGGGCCGGCACCAGGGTGACCGACAGGAGCGCCGCGGCGGCCATCGCGAAGGTCTTGGTGAAGGCGAGCGGCCCGAACAGCCGCCCCTCCTGGCTCTCCAGGGTGAAGATCGGCAGGAAGCTCACCGTGATCACGAGGAGGGAGAAGAACAGCGACGGGCCGACCTCGGCCGCCGCTTCGACCAGGATCTCGACCCGGGGCTTGCCCGGCGGCGCCCGCTCCAGGTGCTTGTGGGCGTTCTCGATCATGACGATGGCGGCGTCGATCATGGCCCCGACCGCGATGGCGATGCCGCCCAGGCTCATGATGTTGGCGCCGATCCCGAGGAGATGCATGGCGCCCAACGCCATCAGGATGCCGACCGGCAGCATCAGGATGGCCACCAGCGCGCTGCGCAGGTGAGCCAAGAACACGATGCAGACGAGCGCCACGATGACGCTCTCCTCGACGAGCGTGTGCTTCAAGGTGTCGATGGCCGCCTCGATCAGCTGCGAGCGGTCGTAGACCGCCAAGATCTCGGTGCCCGCCGGCAGGCTTTTCGCGACCTCCGCGAGCTTCGCCTTGGCGCCCTCGATGACGGTGAGGGCGTTGGCGCCGAAGCGCTGCAGGATGATGCCGCCGGCGACCTCGCCCTCGCCGTTCAGCTCGGTGATGCCGCGCCGCTCGTCCGGCCCGAGCTCGACCCGGGCGATGTCCCGCACCCGCAGCGGGGTGCCGGCCTCCGTCTTCAGGACGATGTTCTCGATGTCGGAGACGCTTCTGAGGTAGCCGCGCCCACGCACCATGAACTCGAACTCGGAGAGTTCGACCGTGCGGCCGCCGACGTCGGCGTTGCTCGACCGGATGGCGTCCCGGAGCCTGCTGAGGCTGATACCCTGGGCGCGCAGCCGGTTCGGGTCGACGACGACGTTGTACTGCTTCACGAAGCCGCCGACGCCCGCTACCTCGGCCACCCCCTCGGCGCGCGAGGCGCCGAAGCGGACGACCCAGTCCTGCAGCGAGCGCAGCTCGGCGAGCGTCTGCTGCTTGGCCACGATGGCGTACTGGTAGACCCAGCCCACCCCCGTCGCGTCGGGCCCGAGCGTCGGCGTCACCCCGGCCGGCAGGCGCTTGCCGGCCGCGCTCAGGTATTCCAGCACGCGCGAGCGCGCCCAGTACGGATCGGTGCCGTCCTCGAAGATCACGTAGACGAACGAGACCCCGAAGAACGAGAAGCCGCGCACCACCTTTGACCGCGGCACCGTGAGCATGGCGGTGGTCAGCGGGTAGGTGACCTGGTCCTCGACGACCTGGGGCGCTTGCCCCGGGTACTCGGTGTAGACGATGGTCTGCACGTCCGAGAGGTCCGGGATGGCGTCGAGCGGCAGGGTGCGCACGCTATAGAGACCGGCCGCCACCGCGAAGACGGTCCCGATCAGCACCAGGACGAGGTTGCGGGCCGACCAGCCGATGAGGCGCGCGATCATTCTGGCTTCTCCTCGGCCTGCGCCCGGGGCTCGGCGGGGGGCTTGGGCGCGGCCATGCTCTGCAGCGCCGCCTTCAGGTTGCTCTCGGCGTCTATGAGGAAGTTGGCCGCGGTCACGACTTGCTCGCCGGCCTGCACACCCTCGCGGATCTCGGTGTAGCCCTCGCCGCGGGCGCCGACCTTGACCTCGCGCGGCTCGAAGCGACCCTCGCCCTTGTCCACGAGCACGACCTGGCGCGCGCCCGTGTCGATGACGGCATCGTTCGGGACTGCGACGACGGGCTTCGTCGCCCCGGTCCCGATCTCGACGTCGGCGTACATGTCGGGCAGCAGTACCCCGTCGGGGTTCGGCAACTCGATGCGCACGCGGGTGGTGCGGGTTTGCGTGTTCACCTGCGGGTAGATCAGCCCGACCTTGCCGGTGAAGCTGCGCCCGGGTAGCGAGCGCACGCGCACGCTGACGGGCTGGCCGACCTTGACATTGCCGAGGTCGTACTCGGGCACCTCGGCCAGCACCCACATCACCGAGATGTCGGCGATCCGGAACAGGGTGTCGCCGGCCGCAGCCTTCATGCCCTCGATGGCGGTGCGCTGCAGCACGAGGCCGTCCCGGGGCGCGGACCAGGTGATGGCCATCGGCACCTTCCGGGTCCGCTCCATCTCGTTGATCACCTCCTCCGAGACGTTCAGGTTCTGCAGGCGCCGCCGCGCCCCGTCGAAGCCGGGATTTGCGATGAGCTGGGCGGCGGCCGCGTTGATCTCGGGCGAGTAGACGTGGACCAGGGGCTGGCCCTTCCGCACCCGGTCGCCCGTCGTCACGTTCTCGACGTGGTCGACGTAGGCATCCGAGCGTGTCGCCACGACGGTGACGCGCCGCTCGTCGAGCGTGACGGTGCCGGGGACCCGCACCGGTCGGCTGACGACGCGACGTTCGGCCCGCTCGGTGCGCACGCCGGTGCGCTGGACCTTGCCGGGCGAGATCTTGACGGTGTTTCCGTCCTCGGCCTCGCCCTCGTAGACGGGGAGGTAGTCCATCCCCATCGAGTCCTTCTTCGGCACCGGCGAGGTGTCGGGCAGGCCCATTGGGTTCCGGTAGTAGAGGATCTTCCGGCCTCCACCCGGGGGCGCGGCGTAGGTGGCGTTCGCCTCGGTCTCCTTCGCCGCCGCGGGCCGCGGCTCGAAGTCGACATCCTCGCCGACATGCACCGGAAGGTAGGCGCGTCCGTCGGGCGTCCTCGCCGGCGCGAGCGCGTAAGCCGCCTTTCCGTCGGGGTCGCGGTAGTAGAGCACGGGCGCATCCGCGGCCGCGGCCGGCTTCGCGTCGCGACCGACGAGCAGACCGGAGACCGAGGCTGGGAACCATGCCGGCAGGGGCCATCCCGCCTCGCCGGCCTTCAGCCCGGCGAGGGCGCCGCCGCCGACGGCGAGGGGCAGGAGAACGAGGGTCGCGGCCCACGCCTTCGCCTGGCCGCCCGGGTGCGCGCGGTCACGTCGCCGCGCCAGGTGGATCGGTGTCGTCTGGTCCATCACTCGACGGCCCTGAGCACGAGTTGATCTTGGACTGTGCCGGTCTTGCCCGGTACCTTCGCGGCCAGCGAGAGGCGCCAGCGGCCTTCCATCGACAGATTGGCCCTGAAGGCGTAGATGCCCGCCTCCGGGCTCGCCTCCGGCTTCATCTTACCCGTCATCGTCGGCATCCCGTCGGGTGCCATGTCGAGGCGGCGGGCGTAGACAAGCGCGTCGGCCACGGGCTTGCCGGCGCGCTTGTCGAGCAGACGCACCCTGAGTGTCGCCTCGCCCGATTTAGTCTCGGGATCCAGGAGCTCGAAGGAATAATCCTTGAGGTCCGGGGGCATAAGTGGCGCGCCCTTGGGCAGCCACGCCGCGACCGGTTCCGGAAGCCGTGCCGCGACCGCGCCGGGAATGACCCATGCGCCGCGCGCGAGCCCGTAACCGGCGCCGGCTCCCGCCACGGCTCCTACGATGAGGACGAACCCGAGCAGGAGCCATGCGCCCATTCCGGCCGGCCGGCGCCCCTCCTGGTCAGCGGCGGAAAATCCTTCCCGTCCCGTCATGGCGCCATTCGCGGAGCCGGGGGGATGGGGAAGCGCGCCGCGCGGCTCGGGGCACGCCGGATGCGCCGGGGTCCCAGGGGCGGGACGCGGCGGGGATGCGGGATGTTCGATGGACACGGGGATGTTCCTGTTCCGGAGCGTCTGGACGCGGGGCCTCGACCGTTCGGGCCGCCGCGAGGCGGCGATGCGCGAAGGCTGCCGTGCACGCGCGTGCACGGGGCGGCACCGCTCTCGGGCGGGCTCAGGAACGCGGTTTGGGAGGGGGGGCCTGCGGGGCTGCGGCCAAACTTGGCCGGGTATGGTCCTGCCGAACGGGCAGGAGGACCGGGGCGACCAGGGCATCACCGGCAAGTGGGGTAGGCAGGATCCCTGCTACGATCTTCGCGGCGCAGGCCGCCGCGAAGGGGCAGGCCTTGGTGTCGCGGCAGTCCGGGTCCGAGGGTGCGGGATCGCAACACGGCATGTCGGCAGGCATCGGCGCAACGTGCGGCGACGCGACGTCGTCCTGCTGCGCGACGACGTCCCGGTAATCGCCGCCCGCGAAAGCGCGCGCCTGCGCGGGGGCGACAAGCGCCCCAGCAACCAGGCCGAGCACGGCGAGGGCCGTGAGCAGGCGCGCTATGGTGGATCGGATCGACATCCGCTCCCAGGATCCCACTGATCGGGGGCCTTGCCTAGCCCCGGACGCGCCGGGCTCGCGACAAGCCCGACGACGACAAGTTCGCAAATGCGGGCCCGCGGGTTACAGCCGCGTGCGCAACGTGCGCGACGCTGATCAGAACGCGGGTCCGCCCGAAGTGGCGCCGAGGTTCTGAGCCTCGGCGGGACGCTCGGGGAACTGGGCGTTCCCGCGCGTGCTGCTCCTCAGGTCCCGTCCCTGGAGATCACGCCCCTCCCAAACGCGGCCGAGGCTGCCCGTCACCTCGGGCGCGGCTCCCGTCGGGCCTTCCAGGACGCTCCAGCCCGCCGAGGGAACGGCCTCGCCGGTCAGCCTCGGGTGCGCCCAAGCGCCGCCGGTCATGAGGGTGGAGGCCACCAAGGTCGCAAGGATGTACTTCATCGAATGCTCCATCGTCTTTCGCGTTTGCCTTCACGGCGCCGCTACCGACGACTTCGGGACGCGCGGACGATGCGTTACAGTAGAAGCGCGGAAAGCCCCGCCCTTGAGGGCGGGGATGGATAGCGCCGGCGGCGACAGCCGCCATCCAGGCATCCGTACCAAGGCCCTTGCCTGCGTTCCGCTTCCGTTCTAGCCTTGGTCCGTGCTTCGCGTCCAGGCATACCGGTTCGTCCTCCGGCCCGACGGCGCGCAGGAACGGCTCATGCGCCGCTCCTGCGGCGCGCGCCGCTACGTCTTCAACAAGGCCCTCGCCCTGCAGAAGGAACGGTACGCCGCCGGCGGGAAGCACCTCTCCTATGCCGACCTCTGCAAGCATCTCACCGCCTGGAAGGCCGACCCCGCCACCGCCTGGCTCAAGGAGGTGCACAGCCAGGTCCTGCAGCAGGCGCTCAAGGACCTCGACCACGCCTACCGCAACTTCTTCGAGGGGCGGGCCGAGCTCCCGCGCTTCAAGAGGAAGGGCAAGGACGACGCCTTCCGCCACCCGCAGAAGGTCGAGCTCGACCAGCCGAACGGGCGCATCCGCGTGCCCAAGCTCGGCTGGATGCGCTACCGCGCCTCCCGCGCCGTCGAGGGCGCGGTCGGGCAGGTCACCGTCTCGCTGAAGGCCGGCAAGTGGCACGTCTCGGTCCAGACCGAGCGCGAGGTCGAGAAGCCGGTCCACCCGTCGACGACGCTTGTCGGCATCGACGTCGGCGTGACGCGTTTCGCCACGCTGTCCGACGGCACCGTCATCGAACCGGCGAACGCGTTCCGCAAGGCCGAGGCGGCGCTCGCGAAGGCGCAGCGGGCGATGGCCCGCAAGACCAAGTTCAGTAGGAACTGGAGGAAGGCGAAGGCGAAGGTACAACGGGTCCAGGCACGCATCGCCCGCATCCGCTCCGACTTCCTGCACAAGGCCTCGACGACCGTCAGCAAGAACCACGCGGTGGTCTGCGTCGAGGACCTGGACGTGCGGGCGATGACGGCGAGCGCGGCCGGGACGGTCGAGGAGCCGGGCGTGAACGTCCGTCAGAAGGCGGGGCTGAACAAGGCGATCCTGGACCAGGGGTGGGGCGAGTTCCGCCGGCAGGTCGGGTACAAGCAGGAATGGCTCGGCGGCTGGCTGCTGCCGGTGCCGGCTCCGAACACGAGCCGGACGTGCCCGGAATGCGGGCACGTGGCGGCGGAAAACCGCCCGAGCCAGGCCGTGTTCCGGTGCGTGGCGTGCGGGTACGCGGCGCACGCGGACGACGTGGCGTCGGTCAACATCGCAAGGGCGGGGTACGCCCGGCTAGCCTGCGGAGAGACTTCGCCCGTTCGGGCGTCGGCCCAGGAACCCACCGAGGCGGGTCCGGCCCTCGCGGCCTGACACGCGGTAGGAATCCCCGCCCTCCAGGGCGGGGAGGATGTCAAAGAGACCGGTGCCAGACCCCATATCCGCGGGGACCGAAGTTCTGTGGAAGTCGAACCGAGCCCCAACTCCGACGTTGTCGGGTCTCCGGGCGTCGGGCATAATGCCCACGGTCCGAAACGCGTGTGGCTCCAGAGGCATCCTGTGCGTCCCGAGGTAAACAGGGAAGTCGTGAACGACCGTGCCAAGCTGATGATCCATCGGCTGGTGGCGCGTCGGCTCGCGCGCGACCCGGGCATCCTCGATAGCGCCAAGATGGCCGTAATGCGGCTTGAGGCGGACTACCCCGAGCGCACCTTCGTCTCCGAGTGGCGCGAGATCCTCGGGCAGCCGCCGGGGACGATCCGGCAACTCCTCACCCGGCGGGACGAGGGTATGCAGCGGCTTCGGCTGTCGTCGCCGTTCCTGGAAGGGGAGGGCGTGTCGTTCGTGCGCGACCCGAACGTCCGGAAGCGGATCTGGCGCCTGGCACGCAAAGGCGCGGCCGCCCAGCGCGCGGCGCATGCCGGCCGCCAAGGCTCCTCCGTTCCGGCGTGAGCCGTCCGATTGAGATCCGGACGGTCGCGGACCTGGAGCGCACCGCCCGCTCGCTGGCGTTGCACTTCAAGGCCCGCACCGTGGTGGTCGTCGGCAGCCAAGGCATCCTCGTAGGCTGGCCCGGCGCGCCGGTCACGATGTGCATGTCGCCCGAGATCGACGCCTATCCCGCCAACGCCCGGGCCTGGG
Proteins encoded:
- a CDS encoding efflux RND transporter permease subunit, coding for MIARLIGWSARNLVLVLIGTVFAVAAGLYSVRTLPLDAIPDLSDVQTIVYTEYPGQAPQVVEDQVTYPLTTAMLTVPRSKVVRGFSFFGVSFVYVIFEDGTDPYWARSRVLEYLSAAGKRLPAGVTPTLGPDATGVGWVYQYAIVAKQQTLAELRSLQDWVVRFGASRAEGVAEVAGVGGFVKQYNVVVDPNRLRAQGISLSRLRDAIRSSNADVGGRTVELSEFEFMVRGRGYLRSVSDIENIVLKTEAGTPLRVRDIARVELGPDERRGITELNGEGEVAGGIILQRFGANALTVIEGAKAKLAEVAKSLPAGTEILAVYDRSQLIEAAIDTLKHTLVEESVIVALVCIVFLAHLRSALVAILMLPVGILMALGAMHLLGIGANIMSLGGIAIAVGAMIDAAIVMIENAHKHLERAPPGKPRVEILVEAAAEVGPSLFFSLLVITVSFLPIFTLESQEGRLFGPLAFTKTFAMAAAALLSVTLVPALMVLFVRGRIIPEHRNPLNRLLIWVYRPVIKVVLRAKVLTILLAVAALGLTLWPARQLGSEFMPDLNEGTLMYMPTTLPGISVTQAGELLATQDRIIKSFPEVASVYGKAGRASTATDPAPTEMFETIITLKPKAEWRPGVTLASLKAEMDRALQFPGVSNAWTQPIRARIDMLSTGIRTPVGIKVYGTDLAEMEKVARQIEAVVRNVPGTSSAYAERVIGGYFLDITPDREALGRYGLTVGDVQDVIATALGGESVTNTVEGRERYTVNVRYPRAFRSDPQAIATEVQVPLPAGGTVPLGEVAKVQLTRGPTSIRTENGQLAVYIFVDITGRDLGGYVAEARDAVDKEVQLAPGTSVQWSGQFEYLERAEARLKIVVPVTLLVIFLLLYLNFRRLTETLIVMLSLPFALVGGVWLMWWMGFNMSVAVAVGFIALAGVAAETGVIMLVYLDHAWDERRAAALAAGRETTRADLYQAIMVGAVERVRPKMMTVVAIMAGLLPILWSTGAGSEIMQRIAVPMIGGMVSSTVLTLVVIPAIYGLVKERRPTLRQERRAAVHAGLPRAAE
- a CDS encoding efflux RND transporter periplasmic adaptor subunit; the encoded protein is MDQTTPIHLARRRDRAHPGGQAKAWAATLVLLPLAVGGGALAGLKAGEAGWPLPAWFPASVSGLLVGRDAKPAAAADAPVLYYRDPDGKAAYALAPARTPDGRAYLPVHVGEDVDFEPRPAAAKETEANATYAAPPGGGRKILYYRNPMGLPDTSPVPKKDSMGMDYLPVYEGEAEDGNTVKISPGKVQRTGVRTERAERRVVSRPVRVPGTVTLDERRVTVVATRSDAYVDHVENVTTGDRVRKGQPLVHVYSPEINAAAAQLIANPGFDGARRRLQNLNVSEEVINEMERTRKVPMAITWSAPRDGLVLQRTAIEGMKAAAGDTLFRIADISVMWVLAEVPEYDLGNVKVGQPVSVRVRSLPGRSFTGKVGLIYPQVNTQTRTTRVRIELPNPDGVLLPDMYADVEIGTGATKPVVAVPNDAVIDTGARQVVLVDKGEGRFEPREVKVGARGEGYTEIREGVQAGEQVVTAANFLIDAESNLKAALQSMAAPKPPAEPRAQAEEKPE
- a CDS encoding FixH family protein → MTGREGFSAADQEGRRPAGMGAWLLLGFVLIVGAVAGAGAGYGLARGAWVIPGAVAARLPEPVAAWLPKGAPLMPPDLKDYSFELLDPETKSGEATLRVRLLDKRAGKPVADALVYARRLDMAPDGMPTMTGKMKPEASPEAGIYAFRANLSMEGRWRLSLAAKVPGKTGTVQDQLVLRAVE
- a CDS encoding RNA-guided endonuclease InsQ/TnpB family protein, coding for MLRVQAYRFVLRPDGAQERLMRRSCGARRYVFNKALALQKERYAAGGKHLSYADLCKHLTAWKADPATAWLKEVHSQVLQQALKDLDHAYRNFFEGRAELPRFKRKGKDDAFRHPQKVELDQPNGRIRVPKLGWMRYRASRAVEGAVGQVTVSLKAGKWHVSVQTEREVEKPVHPSTTLVGIDVGVTRFATLSDGTVIEPANAFRKAEAALAKAQRAMARKTKFSRNWRKAKAKVQRVQARIARIRSDFLHKASTTVSKNHAVVCVEDLDVRAMTASAAGTVEEPGVNVRQKAGLNKAILDQGWGEFRRQVGYKQEWLGGWLLPVPAPNTSRTCPECGHVAAENRPSQAVFRCVACGYAAHADDVASVNIARAGYARLACGETSPVRASAQEPTEAGPALAA